One genomic segment of Danio rerio strain Tuebingen ecotype United States chromosome 11, GRCz12tu, whole genome shotgun sequence includes these proteins:
- the sarnp gene encoding SAP domain-containing ribonucleoprotein isoform X1, whose product MFALLSACNQRLKSVHQLFLSFDRNSLSEAVLQRSSSQVLNRNVADFKIQTLFKKMAEVVELHKLKLAELKQECTARGLDAKGNKSDLISRLQAYLEEHEEEVNEEEVLGGFGEETFAKEESTDKKEELSPTEMEPEKKLVKLNPPVVADERLQKRAERFNVPLTGDNKKAARAARFGVTAPESSKGASTKTNVDVEVLKKRAERFGMNVSSVSKKVEDDEKLKKRKERFGIVTSASSSGGGDDSEAKKRKRAERFGNV is encoded by the exons ATGTTTGCATTATTATCTGCTTGTAACCAAAGACTGAAGTCTGTTCACCAGTTATTCCTCAGCTTTGACAGAAACTCTCTCTCTGAG GCGGTGCTGCAGCGCAGCAGCAGTCAGGTCTTAAACCGGAATGTAGCAGATTTCAAAATACAAACCCTCTTCAAGAAAATGGCGGAAGTCGTAGAGCTGCACAAACTCAAG TTGGCGGAGCTGAAGCAAGAATGCACTGCTCGTGGACTGGATGCCAAAGGAAATAAAAGCGATCTGATTTCCCGACTGCAAGCTTACCTGGAAGaacatg AAGAAGAAGTAAATGAAGAGGAGGTTCTGGGAGGGTTTGGCGAG GAGACCTTTGCCAAAGAAGAGAGCACTGACAAGAAGGAAGAGTTATCTCCAACTGAAAT GGAGCCTGAGAAAAAGCTGGTCAAGTTGAACCCTCCTGTGGTAGCGGATGAG AGGCTTCAGAAGAGAGCGGAGCGCTTCAATGTTCCTCTGACTGGAGACAACAAAAAGGCAGCACGAGCAGCAAG GTTTGGAGTAACAGCACCTGAATCTTCCAAAG GAGCTTCAACGAAAACAAAT GTTGACGTTGAGGTATTAAAGAAGAGAGCAGAACGTTTTGGCATGAACGTTTCCTCCGTTTCCAAAAAA gttGAGGATGATGAGAAGCTTAAGAAGAGGAAGGAGAGATTTGGCATTGTCACAAGTGCATCGTCTTCTGGAGGAGGAGATGATTCAGAG GCAAAGAAGCGGAAACGTGCCGAGCGGTTTGGAAATGTATAA
- the sarnp gene encoding SAP domain-containing ribonucleoprotein (The RefSeq protein has 1 substitution compared to this genomic sequence), whose product MAEVVELHKLKLAELKQECTARGLDAKGNKSDLISRLQAYLEEHEEEVNEEEVLGGFGEETFAKEESTDKKEELSPTGMEPEKKLVKLNPPVVADERLQKRAERFNVPLTGDNKKAARAARFGVTAPESSKGASTKTNVDVEVLKKRAERFGMNVSSVSKKVEDDEKLKKRKERFGIVTSASSSGGGDDSEAKKRKRAERFGNV is encoded by the exons ATGGCGGAAGTCGTAGAGCTGCACAAACTCAAG TTGGCGGAGCTGAAGCAAGAATGCACTGCTCGTGGACTGGATGCCAAAGGAAATAAAAGCGATCTGATTTCCCGACTGCAAGCTTACCTGGAAGaacatg AAGAAGAAGTAAATGAAGAGGAGGTTCTGGGAGGGTTTGGCGAG GAGACCTTTGCCAAAGAAGAGAGCACTGACAAGAAGGAAGAGTTATCTCCAACTGAAAT GGAGCCTGAGAAAAAGCTGGTCAAGTTGAACCCTCCTGTGGTAGCGGATGAG AGGCTTCAGAAGAGAGCGGAGCGCTTCAATGTTCCTCTGACTGGAGACAACAAAAAGGCAGCACGAGCAGCAAG GTTTGGAGTAACAGCACCTGAATCTTCCAAAG GAGCTTCAACGAAAACAAAT GTTGACGTTGAGGTATTAAAGAAGAGAGCAGAACGTTTTGGCATGAACGTTTCCTCCGTTTCCAAAAAA gttGAGGATGATGAGAAGCTTAAGAAGAGGAAGGAGAGATTTGGCATTGTCACAAGTGCATCGTCTTCTGGAGGAGGAGATGATTCAGAG GCAAAGAAGCGGAAACGTGCCGAGCGGTTTGGAAATGTATAA
- the prph gene encoding peripherin, with translation MSHYSYRTSHHRSYGTPSVSSRIGGRYTSSIPSRPVDFRSRSSAPAPRLSYDKVDFSLAEAVNQEFLATRSNEKRELQELNDRFASFIEKVRYLEQQNSRLTQELGQFKEQQQGPSGRLGDLCQQEMRELRRQLELMGKDRDQMQVERDNLAEDVALLKQRLNEEMQKREEAENNLTLFRKDVDDATLARLELERKIESLMDEIEFLKKMHDEEIQDVQVSVQSQQMKMEVMETSSRPDLTAALRDIRSQYESIASKNMQESEEWYKSKFADLTDSAKRNAEAMRQSKQDNNDLRRQIQAQNCDIEALKSTNEALLRQMREMEEQFTLEAGNYQDAVGRLEEEIRHLKEEMSRHLREYQDLLNVKMALDIEIATYRKLLEGEESRIAVPIMKMPSMSGHSGDYGQFSDPAPGKKVVIKTVEIRDGEVVKESTKEKARDEKKD, from the exons ATGAGCCACTACTCCTACCGCACCTCTCACCACCGCAGTTATGGTACTCCTTCAGTGTCCAGTCGCATCGGGGGCCGCTATACATCCTCCATCCCGTCCCGTCCTGTGGACTTCAGGAGCCGCTCCAGCGCTCCGGCTCCACGTCTCTCCTATGACAAAGTGGACTTTTCACTAGCCGAGGCCGTAAATCAGGAGTTCCTCGCCACACGCAGCAATGAGAAACGAGAACTGCAGGAGCTCAACGACCGCTTCGCCAGCTTCATCGAGAAGGTCCGGTATTTGGAGCAGCAGAACTCCAGGTTGACCCAGGAGTTGGGTCAGTTTAAGGAGCAGCAGCAGGGGCCGTCAGGCCGCCTAGGAGATCTGTGCCAGCAGGAGATGAGGGAGCTGCGCAGACAGCTGGAGCTCATGGGGAAAGACAGAGACCAGATGCAGGTGGAGAGGGATAATCTGGCTGAAGATGTGGCCCTGCTCAAGCAGAG GTTAAATGAGGAGATGCAGAAAAGAGAGGAAGCTGAAAATAATCTGACTCTCTTTCGTAAG GATGTGGATGATGCTACTCTTGCTCGCCTGGAGCTGGAGAGGAAGATTGAGTCTCTGATGGATGAGATTGAGTTCCTCAAGAAGATGCATGATGAG GAGATCCAGGATGTCCAGGTGAGTGTTCAGAGTCAGCAGATGAAGATGGAGGTGATGGAGACGTCCAGCCGGCCCGATCTGACCGCAGCACTTCGGGACATCAGATCTCAGTACGAGAGCATCGCCTCCAAAAACATGCAGGAGTCCGAGGAGTGGTACAAGTCCAAG TTTGCTGACTTGACAGATTCAGCCAAGCGCAATGCTGAGGCCATGAGGCAGTCGAAACAAGACAACAATGACCTGAGGAGGCAAATTCAAGCCCAGAACTGTGATATTGAGGCTCTTAAGAGTACT AATGAGGCTCTGCTGCGTCAGATGAGGGAAATGGAGGAGCAGTTTACTCTGGAGGCTGGAAATTACCAAGATGCTGTGGGGCGCCTAGAAGAGGAGATTCGACACCTGAAGGAGGAGATGTCCCGACACCTGCGGGAATACCAGGACCTGCTCAACGTCAAGATGGCCCTGGACATTGAGATCGCCACCTATAGGAAACTTCTGGAGGGAGAGGAGAGCAG AATTGCGGTTCCTATCATGAAAATGCCTTCAATGAGTGGACACAGTGGAG ATTACGGCCAGTTTTCTGACCCTGCACCTGGAAAGAAAGTGGTCATCAAGACTGTTGAGATTCGTGATGGAGAG GTGGTGAAAGAATCCACAAAGGAAAAGGCCAGAGATGAGAAGAAAGATTGA
- the prph gene encoding peripherin isoform X1, with translation MRSHFNDAPWTAHMLKLNEEMQKREEAENNLTLFRKDVDDATLARLELERKIESLMDEIEFLKKMHDEEIQDVQVSVQSQQMKMEVMETSSRPDLTAALRDIRSQYESIASKNMQESEEWYKSKFADLTDSAKRNAEAMRQSKQDNNDLRRQIQAQNCDIEALKSTNEALLRQMREMEEQFTLEAGNYQDAVGRLEEEIRHLKEEMSRHLREYQDLLNVKMALDIEIATYRKLLEGEESRIAVPIMKMPSMSGHSGDYGQFSDPAPGKKVVIKTVEIRDGEVVKESTKEKARDEKKD, from the exons ATGAGGAGCCATTTCAACGATGCTCCATGGACAGCACACATGCTGAA GTTAAATGAGGAGATGCAGAAAAGAGAGGAAGCTGAAAATAATCTGACTCTCTTTCGTAAG GATGTGGATGATGCTACTCTTGCTCGCCTGGAGCTGGAGAGGAAGATTGAGTCTCTGATGGATGAGATTGAGTTCCTCAAGAAGATGCATGATGAG GAGATCCAGGATGTCCAGGTGAGTGTTCAGAGTCAGCAGATGAAGATGGAGGTGATGGAGACGTCCAGCCGGCCCGATCTGACCGCAGCACTTCGGGACATCAGATCTCAGTACGAGAGCATCGCCTCCAAAAACATGCAGGAGTCCGAGGAGTGGTACAAGTCCAAG TTTGCTGACTTGACAGATTCAGCCAAGCGCAATGCTGAGGCCATGAGGCAGTCGAAACAAGACAACAATGACCTGAGGAGGCAAATTCAAGCCCAGAACTGTGATATTGAGGCTCTTAAGAGTACT AATGAGGCTCTGCTGCGTCAGATGAGGGAAATGGAGGAGCAGTTTACTCTGGAGGCTGGAAATTACCAAGATGCTGTGGGGCGCCTAGAAGAGGAGATTCGACACCTGAAGGAGGAGATGTCCCGACACCTGCGGGAATACCAGGACCTGCTCAACGTCAAGATGGCCCTGGACATTGAGATCGCCACCTATAGGAAACTTCTGGAGGGAGAGGAGAGCAG AATTGCGGTTCCTATCATGAAAATGCCTTCAATGAGTGGACACAGTGGAG ATTACGGCCAGTTTTCTGACCCTGCACCTGGAAAGAAAGTGGTCATCAAGACTGTTGAGATTCGTGATGGAGAG GTGGTGAAAGAATCCACAAAGGAAAAGGCCAGAGATGAGAAGAAAGATTGA
- the tuba2 gene encoding tubulin, alpha 2, which translates to MRECISIHVGQAGVQIGNACWELYCLEHGIQPDGQMPSDKTVGGGDDSFNTFFSETGAGKHVPRAVFVDLEPTVIDEVRTGTYSQLFHPEQLITGKEDAANNYARGHYTIGKEIIDLVLDRIRKLADQCTGLQGFLVFHSFGGGTGSGFTSLLMERLSVDYGKKSKLEFSIYPAPQVSTAVVEPYNSILTTHTTLEHSDCAFMVDNEAIYDICRRNLDIDRPTYTNLNRLISQIVSSITASLRFDGALNVDLTEFQTNLVPYPRIHFPLATYAPVISAEKACHEQLSVSEITNACFEPANQMVKCDPRHGKYMACCLLYRGDVVPKDVNVAIAAIKTKRSIQFVDWCPTGFKVGINYQPPTVVPGGDLARVQRAVCMLSNTTAIAEAWARLDHKFDLMYAKRAFVHWYVGEGMEEGEFSEAREDMAALEKDYEEVGVDSVEGEGEEEGEEY; encoded by the exons ATG CGTGAGTGTATCTCCATCCATGTGGGTCAAGCTGGTGTCCAGATCGGCAATGCCTGCTGGGAACTTTACTGTCTTGAGCATGGGATCCAGCCGGATGGACAGATGCCCAGCGATAAGACCGTTGGCGGAGGAGACGATTCCTTCAACACTTTCTTCAGCGAGACCGGAGCGGGCAAACATGTGCCAAGAGCTGTGTTCGTCGATCTGGAGCCCACTGTGATTG ATGAGGTTCGCACTGGAACTTACAGCCAACTTTTCCACCCTGAGCAGCTGATCACTGGAAAGGAGGATGCAGCAAACAATTATGCCCGCGGCCATTACACTATCGGAAAAGAAATCATCGATCTCGTTCTTGACAGGATTCGCAAACTG GCCGACCAGTGCACTGGACTCCAAGGCTTCTTGGTTTTCCACAGCTTTGGAGGAGGAACCGGTTCCGGCTTCACCTCTTTACTGATGGAGCGCCTCTCTGTCGACTATGGCAAGAAATCTAAGCTGGAGTTCTCCATCTATCCGGCTCCGCAGGTGTCTACAGCAGTGGTGGAGCCCTACAACTCCATCCTCACCACCCACACCACCCTGGAGCACTCGGACTGTGCTTTCATGGTGGACAACGAGGCCATCTACGACATCTGCCGCAGAAACCTGGACATCGACCGCCCAACATACACCAACCTCAACAGGCTAATAAGCCAAATCGTGTCTTCAATCACAGCTTCCTTGAGATTCGATGGCGCGCTCAATGTTGACCTCACAGAGTTCCAGACCAACTTGGTGCCATATCCACGTATTCATTTCCCACTGGCGACATATGCTCCAGTGATTTCTGCTGAGAAAGCATGCCACGAGCAGCTTTCAGTGTCTGAGATCACTAATGCATGCTTTGAGCCGGCTAATCAGATGGTGAAATGTGACCCGCGCCATGGTAAATACATGGCCTGCTGTCTTCTGTACCGCGGAGATGTCGTACCCAAAGATGTAAACGTTGCTATCGCCGCAATCAAGACCAAGCGCAGTATTCAATTTGTGGACTGGTGTCCGACTGGTTTCAAGGTTGGCATCAATTATCAGCCTCCCACTGTTGTCCCGGGTGGAGATTTGGCGAGAGTTCAGCGTGCCGTCTGCATGTTGAGCAACACCACTGCTATTGCCGAAGCCTGGGCTAGGCTTGATCACAAGTTTGACCTGATGTATGCTAAACGTGCCTTCGTGCACTGGTACGTAGGTGAAGGAATGGAGGAGGGCGAGTTCTCGGAGGCCAGAGAGGACATGGCTGCTCTGGAGAAAGATTATGAGGAAGTCGGTGTAGATTCAGTGGAAGGAGAAGGAGAAGAGGAAGGTGAGGAGTATTAG
- the tuba2 gene encoding tubulin, alpha 2 isoform X1: MITHFVFVQKRECISIHVGQAGVQIGNACWELYCLEHGIQPDGQMPSDKTVGGGDDSFNTFFSETGAGKHVPRAVFVDLEPTVIDEVRTGTYSQLFHPEQLITGKEDAANNYARGHYTIGKEIIDLVLDRIRKLADQCTGLQGFLVFHSFGGGTGSGFTSLLMERLSVDYGKKSKLEFSIYPAPQVSTAVVEPYNSILTTHTTLEHSDCAFMVDNEAIYDICRRNLDIDRPTYTNLNRLISQIVSSITASLRFDGALNVDLTEFQTNLVPYPRIHFPLATYAPVISAEKACHEQLSVSEITNACFEPANQMVKCDPRHGKYMACCLLYRGDVVPKDVNVAIAAIKTKRSIQFVDWCPTGFKVGINYQPPTVVPGGDLARVQRAVCMLSNTTAIAEAWARLDHKFDLMYAKRAFVHWYVGEGMEEGEFSEAREDMAALEKDYEEVGVDSVEGEGEEEGEEY, encoded by the exons ATGATCACTCATTTTGTTTTTGTGCAAAAGCGTGAGTGTATCTCCATCCATGTGGGTCAAGCTGGTGTCCAGATCGGCAATGCCTGCTGGGAACTTTACTGTCTTGAGCATGGGATCCAGCCGGATGGACAGATGCCCAGCGATAAGACCGTTGGCGGAGGAGACGATTCCTTCAACACTTTCTTCAGCGAGACCGGAGCGGGCAAACATGTGCCAAGAGCTGTGTTCGTCGATCTGGAGCCCACTGTGATTG ATGAGGTTCGCACTGGAACTTACAGCCAACTTTTCCACCCTGAGCAGCTGATCACTGGAAAGGAGGATGCAGCAAACAATTATGCCCGCGGCCATTACACTATCGGAAAAGAAATCATCGATCTCGTTCTTGACAGGATTCGCAAACTG GCCGACCAGTGCACTGGACTCCAAGGCTTCTTGGTTTTCCACAGCTTTGGAGGAGGAACCGGTTCCGGCTTCACCTCTTTACTGATGGAGCGCCTCTCTGTCGACTATGGCAAGAAATCTAAGCTGGAGTTCTCCATCTATCCGGCTCCGCAGGTGTCTACAGCAGTGGTGGAGCCCTACAACTCCATCCTCACCACCCACACCACCCTGGAGCACTCGGACTGTGCTTTCATGGTGGACAACGAGGCCATCTACGACATCTGCCGCAGAAACCTGGACATCGACCGCCCAACATACACCAACCTCAACAGGCTAATAAGCCAAATCGTGTCTTCAATCACAGCTTCCTTGAGATTCGATGGCGCGCTCAATGTTGACCTCACAGAGTTCCAGACCAACTTGGTGCCATATCCACGTATTCATTTCCCACTGGCGACATATGCTCCAGTGATTTCTGCTGAGAAAGCATGCCACGAGCAGCTTTCAGTGTCTGAGATCACTAATGCATGCTTTGAGCCGGCTAATCAGATGGTGAAATGTGACCCGCGCCATGGTAAATACATGGCCTGCTGTCTTCTGTACCGCGGAGATGTCGTACCCAAAGATGTAAACGTTGCTATCGCCGCAATCAAGACCAAGCGCAGTATTCAATTTGTGGACTGGTGTCCGACTGGTTTCAAGGTTGGCATCAATTATCAGCCTCCCACTGTTGTCCCGGGTGGAGATTTGGCGAGAGTTCAGCGTGCCGTCTGCATGTTGAGCAACACCACTGCTATTGCCGAAGCCTGGGCTAGGCTTGATCACAAGTTTGACCTGATGTATGCTAAACGTGCCTTCGTGCACTGGTACGTAGGTGAAGGAATGGAGGAGGGCGAGTTCTCGGAGGCCAGAGAGGACATGGCTGCTCTGGAGAAAGATTATGAGGAAGTCGGTGTAGATTCAGTGGAAGGAGAAGGAGAAGAGGAAGGTGAGGAGTATTAG
- the tuba2 gene encoding tubulin, alpha 2 isoform X2: MERLSVDYGKKSKLEFSIYPAPQVSTAVVEPYNSILTTHTTLEHSDCAFMVDNEAIYDICRRNLDIDRPTYTNLNRLISQIVSSITASLRFDGALNVDLTEFQTNLVPYPRIHFPLATYAPVISAEKACHEQLSVSEITNACFEPANQMVKCDPRHGKYMACCLLYRGDVVPKDVNVAIAAIKTKRSIQFVDWCPTGFKVGINYQPPTVVPGGDLARVQRAVCMLSNTTAIAEAWARLDHKFDLMYAKRAFVHWYVGEGMEEGEFSEAREDMAALEKDYEEVGVDSVEGEGEEEGEEY, translated from the coding sequence ATGGAGCGCCTCTCTGTCGACTATGGCAAGAAATCTAAGCTGGAGTTCTCCATCTATCCGGCTCCGCAGGTGTCTACAGCAGTGGTGGAGCCCTACAACTCCATCCTCACCACCCACACCACCCTGGAGCACTCGGACTGTGCTTTCATGGTGGACAACGAGGCCATCTACGACATCTGCCGCAGAAACCTGGACATCGACCGCCCAACATACACCAACCTCAACAGGCTAATAAGCCAAATCGTGTCTTCAATCACAGCTTCCTTGAGATTCGATGGCGCGCTCAATGTTGACCTCACAGAGTTCCAGACCAACTTGGTGCCATATCCACGTATTCATTTCCCACTGGCGACATATGCTCCAGTGATTTCTGCTGAGAAAGCATGCCACGAGCAGCTTTCAGTGTCTGAGATCACTAATGCATGCTTTGAGCCGGCTAATCAGATGGTGAAATGTGACCCGCGCCATGGTAAATACATGGCCTGCTGTCTTCTGTACCGCGGAGATGTCGTACCCAAAGATGTAAACGTTGCTATCGCCGCAATCAAGACCAAGCGCAGTATTCAATTTGTGGACTGGTGTCCGACTGGTTTCAAGGTTGGCATCAATTATCAGCCTCCCACTGTTGTCCCGGGTGGAGATTTGGCGAGAGTTCAGCGTGCCGTCTGCATGTTGAGCAACACCACTGCTATTGCCGAAGCCTGGGCTAGGCTTGATCACAAGTTTGACCTGATGTATGCTAAACGTGCCTTCGTGCACTGGTACGTAGGTGAAGGAATGGAGGAGGGCGAGTTCTCGGAGGCCAGAGAGGACATGGCTGCTCTGGAGAAAGATTATGAGGAAGTCGGTGTAGATTCAGTGGAAGGAGAAGGAGAAGAGGAAGGTGAGGAGTATTAG